Below is a genomic region from Zea mays cultivar B73 chromosome 9, Zm-B73-REFERENCE-NAM-5.0, whole genome shotgun sequence.
CTCCTCCCTCCCGGCCTCGAACGCCCTCATCTCCGCCTACTCCCAAGCGGACCTCCTCCCCTCCGCCCTCCGCGTCTTCTCCCTCCTCAGCCACCCCTCCACCGCCTCCTACACCACCGTCCTCTCCGCGCTCTCCCGCCACGGCCGTCCCCACGAGGCGATCTCCCTCTTCGCCACCTCCGCGTCCGCGGTCGCCCCCGACGCCGAGCTCCTCTCCTGCCTCGTCTCATGCTGCCGCCGCGCGTCCGCCTTACTCCCCGCGCGCGCGGCGCACGCCTACGGGATCAAGAACGTGGCGGCGCTGGCCTTCTACGCCTCGGCAGGTCCGGCGCTGGTCGCCTTGTACGCGAGCCGCGGGAAGGTCGGTGCGGCTAGGAGGGTGTTTGGCTACATGGACGGCTTGGACGTGGTGTCCTGGAACGCCATGATCGGCGGGTTCGCTAGTGCCGGGATGGACGAGGAGTCGTGGGCCTGCTTCCGGGAGATGCACTCGAGAGGTGTTCGAGGGAATGCCCGCACAGCTGTGGTGGTGCTGGGATCTTGTGACATGGAGTCCGGCAGGCAGGTCCATGGGACTATAGTGAGTAGTCATGGTGGTTCTTCAAACGCCATTTTGTGGAACGCGTTGATGAGCATGTATTCGCGTGCCGGCTGTGTCACTGATGCAGAGAGGGTGTTCCTGGAGATTGTAAAGAAGGATGTTGTGTCATGGAATGTGATGATCGGAGCGTTTGCGAAGAATGGATATGGAGAAAGGGCCCTTGAATTTGTGGACATGGTGTTGCAGTGTGGTATGAAGCCAGACTCTGTGACATTCACGGCCGTTCTCATGGCATGCTGCCATTGTGGCTTGGTTGATGAAGGGCTTGTACTATTCCAGCGCTTTGTGTCAGTTGTTGGGCTCGTTCCAACTATGGAGCAGTGTGCTTGCATTGTGGACTTGCTTGCACGTGCTGGGAGGTTTCTGGAGGCCTTGGAATTTATCGGCCAGATGTCAGTGAGACCAAATACAGTTGTCTGGGGTGCTTTGCTGTCTGCAAGTAAGATGCATCACAACGTGGAATTTGCAAAGATTGCATTTGAACAACTGGTTCAGGTGGAGCCTGAGAATGCTGGGAATTTTGTGACAAtgtcaaacatatatgcaaaggcTGGGATGGTAGAAGATGCAAAGAGAGTGAGGATGATGATTGATAGTGTAGAGTTAGCGAAACCTTCTGGAAAAAGCTGCGTGGAAATTTTGTAGTAAAGCATAAGACTCCATGGACTTGTCAGGGTTTCACATCTTCAAAGAGGGTAGGTTTCAACTACTTTATTACACATAAATCTCTTGTCACCCTAATTGTTGAACACTAACAGAATTAGTGACCTGAAAGACTACTGTTGATTATATGATTGATTGTTAATGTTGGTTTGCCAGAAAGGATTGCAACAGGGCAAACCAAATCATGCGATTAGTGATATGAAGAGACTTGAAGTGCCTGCATGTTTTGATGGTATTGTAATTTCATGTGGTTACAAAGCTGGTATTCTACATCATCGGTGCAGCAGTTTTTACTTACTATGCTTCCTGTCTTGTACAGCAACCAGGAAGCTGACTGAAGATAAATATCAGCAAATGTTACCACAAGAGATATAATAAAACTTATCCAGTAACATATACTGATCTCCTTATTATTTCACATGAAATGGTGGCAAAATAAAACGTATCCAGGATGAGGATGGAGTCAATTCAAAACTGCTGCTGTTCCCTGCATGCATAACTCATCTCCCAGCACCCATCCGGTAGAAGTACTGGCGGTATAAACACATCATGACAAAGCTTTCATGAGAAGATCTTTGACCTTCCGACTAAAGTTGTCTATTTGAATCTGCTCACATTGAGATAGTTCTATTTGCAGACAACAAAAGATTGATATGGAGAAAGGGCTCCTTGAACTTGTAGCCAATGGTTTGTGACTTATAAAGACAATTATGCATCATGGACAAAATTTTATCTAGTTCTTAGTTTTGATCATTCCTGaatgttcttgtttctaatgagaGCTATCTCACTGAGTCACCAGGTCGTGACTTCAAAGCAATCTCTCCATATTTGCGAGGGAAGACTTTTTTGCCTCATTCTCTAGACCTCACTCATGTTGGAGCCTCCGACATTGGGTCTGTCCTGCCTCGAATGTTCTTGTCTTAGAGCCTTCATAGATGAAGGGTATTTATTCAGTGATACAGTAGTGGGGTTCATTAtctacaccactttgatcaataaaTTAATGTTTTATATTCACATACAAGCTTCTTGTTGTGCATGTATCTATTGTTTCTTTTGGTAAAATCAATTGCGACACAAGTCTAGGCTTTGACTGTTTTGTTGCCCATCCTTATTCTTATCTTCAGCGAAAGGACCTCTAGCCGAGTTGGTTAGATGGTTCGAGTAACACTCCTTAGCTATTGAGTTCGAATCCTAGTAAGAGCGAATTTCAGGTTGAGATTAAAAAAGATCACTCGTTAGTTCTCTGGTCGTGTGCACACGAGATGGACTAACTTATGGGGACGGATCCTCGTGTAGGGGCTAGGAGGGCTCAAAGCACGAGTAAAGATCTGACATATAGGGGGCGGACCCTTATATTGCACGAGGGACCAGCTTTCGTGACCTTTATCGGTCGGGGCTCCGATTGAGCTTTTTCTTCATTTAATACCGTGGGGACGGTCTTTCCCCTACCGGCCGAGTTTTTGATTCTTATCTTCAATGTTTCTTCTTCAGTTAGTAACAAATTTGTTGAGTTGCGGCTTGAAAGGATGGCAGACAAGAAGATCAAAGGGACTGATTCATCTCGCATTATCTCTTCCACAAAATATTTGCAAAGTTCAGTAGGGCCTAAGCTAATTGAAGGTACTAATGAAGATGATCTCAATAACCTCCAGAAAACAGTAAGTCACAGTGCCAATTTTGTGGCATCGATGCAGCAAGAACATCCTATAAGCCTTGTATTGACTGAAAACAAAAGCAATTTGCAAGAAATTTTAGTTGAACAGAAGATTCCTACAGGTGTTTCTATTAATCTTTCACCAAAAATGGATAGCAGTGAAGTGCCATGCAAGGCTTATAGCAGTGAAGTAGATGATCCAAACACAATGAAATCAAACACATCTAGTTGCATGTTTGAGGCATCAAAGCAGCAAGAATGCCCTATAAGCCTCAGTTTGCTTGACAAGAAACACGATTTGCAAGAAGTT
It encodes:
- the LOC103639494 gene encoding pentatricopeptide repeat-containing protein DOT4, chloroplastic: MYEHLPAFPIAPAAVGDCRGIPFDPSFLPRLLLSATSCTSPFLAERAVSALHATGLKLGALPSSLPASNALISAYSQADLLPSALRVFSLLSHPSTASYTTVLSALSRHGRPHEAISLFATSASAVAPDAELLSCLVSCCRRASALLPARAAHAYGIKNVAALAFYASAGPALVALYASRGKVGAARRVFGYMDGLDVVSWNAMIGGFASAGMDEESWACFREMHSRGVRGNARTAVVVLGSCDMESGRQVHGTIVSSHGGSSNAILWNALMSMYSRAGCVTDAERVFLEIVKKDVVSWNVMIGAFAKNGYGERALEFVDMVLQCGMKPDSVTFTAVLMACCHCGLVDEGLVLFQRFVSVVGLVPTMEQCACIVDLLARAGRFLEALEFIGQMSVRPNTVVWGALLSASKMHHNVEFAKIAFEQLVQVEPENAGNFVTMSNIYAKAGMVEDAKRVRMMIDSVELAKPSGKSCVEIL